One segment of Acidovorax sp. DW039 DNA contains the following:
- a CDS encoding endo alpha-1,4 polygalactosaminidase: MTHPFRFLILLMSALVLVGTAGQAQAKKAPAIALYYQHNAPLEDLKVFDIVVVEPDHGYDPADLRTKGTELYAYTSVAEVQPTRAYFKDIPAQWQMARNGHWNSVVVDQTPPEWPAFFADRVVAPLWQKGYRGFFLDTMDSYRLASHFDEAAQQDGLLRVIETLHKRFPGIQLIMNRGFEISPRLKGKIQMIAAESLYRRWNSVASRYEEVPANDRDWLTAQLKTIQDRDGIPALVIDYVPPHDRALARDTARRIETDGFIPWVTDSRLSTVGVGSLELVPRRILVIYNSSESPAINYSNPHRYVQMPLNHMGYVVDYADVLSTLPSAIHRDRYAGVLTYFSGFVPKNRMRELNQWLQTRKAEGMPIAIMGDFGLLPDKSWAATFGLQVSDVNIAAPLRLKDKHAAMEFEIALPPIRRDDTPVLLVGPQAAQAEPLVEFVDKKSRSFVGGAFMPWGGFILDPYVLTELPGTGQTRWVVNPFTFLEKALQLPPLPVPDTTTENGLRLLLAHIDGDGFPSKAELAGSPLASQVLLQEIFEKYRIPQTMSIIEAETAPHGLYPDQSKQLEDIARKMFKLPHIEAASHTFSHPFLWDPSVKHGVFSENAEAQQSLNIPGYKLDFQRETAGSAEYIRNQLVPAGKAVEILQWSGDTAPNEAALKASYEAGLLNLNGGDTSISKAQPTLTAIGALGITKGSYLQVYAPVTNENIYTNLWQGPYYGFERVLETFEMTDKPKRIKPVGIYYHTYSASKAAGIKALKKVYDWALSQPLQPIRASEFIRKVQDFHTYAIACEDGGWRVRGAGNLRTLRMPYSVSDLIPALAQSTGVAGMSEGIEGSYIHLTSDRAWIARPGGASEPVNAPQVWLYNANARLTQWQRSQQGQRTDFTLQGHVPLQFSLAGMNPSCKLNANGQPLAAIKPSHNQRTDVRAYKLADASAQIQVICSGR; the protein is encoded by the coding sequence ATGACACACCCGTTTCGCTTTCTTATCCTGTTGATGTCGGCATTGGTGCTCGTGGGCACAGCAGGCCAGGCTCAGGCAAAAAAAGCACCAGCTATTGCGCTTTACTACCAGCACAACGCTCCATTGGAGGACCTGAAAGTCTTTGATATCGTGGTGGTAGAGCCTGACCATGGCTATGACCCAGCAGATTTGCGCACAAAGGGGACGGAGCTTTATGCGTACACATCCGTCGCAGAAGTACAGCCCACGCGGGCCTATTTCAAGGACATCCCTGCGCAGTGGCAAATGGCACGCAACGGGCACTGGAACTCGGTAGTTGTCGACCAGACGCCCCCGGAATGGCCCGCTTTTTTTGCAGACCGAGTAGTAGCCCCTCTGTGGCAAAAGGGCTACCGGGGCTTCTTTCTGGACACCATGGACTCGTACCGTCTGGCCAGTCACTTTGATGAAGCTGCGCAGCAAGACGGACTGCTGCGCGTAATTGAGACGCTGCACAAACGCTTCCCCGGCATTCAGCTGATCATGAACCGGGGATTCGAAATTTCGCCACGCCTTAAAGGCAAGATTCAAATGATTGCAGCGGAATCGCTGTATCGCAGGTGGAATAGCGTTGCCAGTCGCTATGAAGAAGTACCAGCAAATGATCGCGATTGGCTAACTGCGCAACTCAAGACCATTCAGGATCGTGATGGCATTCCAGCACTGGTCATTGATTACGTCCCCCCGCACGATCGGGCACTCGCACGCGACACTGCCAGGCGTATCGAAACTGATGGTTTCATTCCTTGGGTGACCGACAGCCGCCTGAGCACCGTTGGCGTGGGATCGCTAGAACTTGTGCCCCGTCGAATCCTCGTGATCTACAACAGCTCGGAGTCCCCCGCAATCAACTACAGCAACCCCCACCGCTATGTACAGATGCCCCTGAACCATATGGGCTATGTAGTCGATTACGCAGACGTGCTTAGCACCTTGCCGAGCGCCATTCACCGGGACCGCTATGCAGGGGTATTGACCTATTTTTCGGGCTTTGTCCCCAAGAACCGCATGCGGGAGCTGAACCAATGGTTGCAGACCCGAAAAGCTGAAGGAATGCCAATTGCCATCATGGGTGACTTTGGGCTTCTGCCGGATAAATCATGGGCTGCTACGTTCGGTCTACAAGTCAGCGATGTGAATATCGCCGCGCCGTTGCGCCTCAAGGACAAACATGCAGCGATGGAATTTGAAATCGCCCTTCCGCCCATCAGGCGGGATGACACTCCCGTCTTGCTGGTCGGACCGCAGGCCGCACAAGCTGAGCCTCTGGTCGAATTTGTAGACAAAAAGAGCCGCAGTTTCGTTGGCGGGGCTTTCATGCCCTGGGGGGGCTTCATTCTCGACCCCTATGTTCTCACCGAGCTACCCGGCACTGGACAAACGCGCTGGGTAGTCAACCCATTTACCTTCCTCGAAAAAGCACTGCAACTCCCCCCTTTGCCGGTGCCTGACACCACCACAGAAAATGGTTTAAGACTGCTTCTGGCGCATATTGACGGGGACGGTTTCCCCTCCAAAGCCGAATTGGCGGGTAGCCCTCTGGCTTCGCAAGTTCTGTTGCAGGAAATTTTCGAGAAGTACCGTATTCCTCAAACCATGTCGATCATTGAGGCAGAAACGGCCCCCCACGGACTCTATCCAGACCAAAGCAAGCAACTGGAAGACATCGCGCGCAAGATGTTCAAACTTCCGCACATCGAGGCAGCTAGCCACACTTTCTCGCATCCCTTCCTGTGGGACCCTTCGGTCAAACATGGGGTGTTCTCAGAAAACGCCGAAGCCCAGCAATCATTGAATATTCCCGGTTACAAGCTGGACTTCCAGCGCGAAACGGCTGGCTCTGCTGAATACATTCGTAACCAGCTTGTACCTGCCGGCAAGGCGGTAGAAATACTCCAATGGTCAGGGGACACCGCTCCCAACGAAGCGGCTCTCAAGGCTTCTTATGAAGCGGGTTTGTTAAACCTCAACGGAGGAGACACGTCCATTTCAAAGGCGCAACCAACGCTGACTGCCATTGGCGCCCTGGGCATTACCAAGGGCAGTTACTTGCAGGTCTACGCGCCTGTCACAAACGAGAACATCTATACCAACCTGTGGCAGGGCCCCTATTACGGCTTCGAGCGAGTACTCGAAACCTTCGAGATGACCGACAAGCCCAAGCGTATCAAGCCCGTCGGCATTTATTACCACACGTACTCAGCCTCCAAGGCTGCAGGCATCAAGGCCTTGAAGAAGGTATACGACTGGGCCTTATCCCAGCCTCTGCAACCGATTCGCGCATCGGAGTTCATCCGCAAGGTGCAAGACTTCCACACGTACGCTATTGCCTGCGAAGACGGGGGTTGGCGGGTGCGTGGCGCAGGCAACTTGCGCACGTTGCGCATGCCCTACTCCGTGAGTGATCTAATCCCTGCGCTTGCCCAAAGTACCGGCGTAGCAGGTATGAGCGAAGGAATCGAAGGCAGCTACATCCACCTCACCAGTGACCGCGCGTGGATTGCACGACCAGGAGGCGCTTCGGAGCCCGTCAACGCACCGCAAGTATGGCTGTACAACGCAAATGCCCGCTTGACGCAGTGGCAACGCTCACAACAAGGGCAACGTACGGACTTCACCCTGCAAGGCCACGTACCACTGCAATTCAGCTTGGCGGGTATGAACCCCTCATGCAAGCTGAACGCCAATGGGCAACCTTTGGCGGCAATCAAACCTTCCCACAACCAGCGCACCGACGTGCGTGCCTACAAGTTAGCCGATGCTTCCGCGCAAATCCAAGTTATCTGCTCCGGACGCTGA
- a CDS encoding tetratricopeptide repeat protein — protein MLQQLLAQRVAEDEARKQKEAELANRQPSPWTRWRDAMDSYHALPIAATEQRSTLRADLIVRLRELVTDEVPAEVLPALAEDAFHLGEPLLGIQMYRRMGDEARSKDSAVALYERAAREALGVSAHQEAASLFLKACRSSSRSDQAKAFYLSAIAAMQASGKPAEALALAQREAGDLETDPEVLRVLVELARAAGKPSIAEQYMKRLLRLALLQQWQQTVIAAASPQMHPMSGDAMVTEPALMRYEDRAYLLDTSMLHHPSVAGVRRLMTAQGSDRTGMEKAGPGLPFDDKIYALGYQVFLENRNLEDAWLVAKSAVQQAPDNLAWRERLAQVAEWTQRSDVALQNWLVIARTTQQDRAWQSVLRLAPGLFDDAALIEGLRYELRRNPDNAVLSKELVQAYERVGSPAPAIEFLQQQPRLPANLELLADIATRAGQMDIALQAWEQLLADGTQATPERVMRAATLAVVRGKPELAMAWLEAARKAVIPGADITTDFWRMTGQLAERQQRDAVALDAYRQLLTTPDAELPDFDSAIRLLQVDHPLQAAEVAVQAWDRFYQPRHLILALNTYVSRSQWMQVKQLLDKANPEGSVLREAIAPLWKDAQFLRIAGLYQQNKGNLTRAAKLFDAALRLAPDSAEMRQAIVWLFIDSNDNISLRKLLATYEAEWSEDKEMHDALGSAYQALSLPSVALARYFTPQLAERQNDFLWLMNYADALDQNQEPDKSWRLRRHLLSSEWTQAQQGLPMTRPQARAHWLTEEGLDVTRRLARARLLLVNKPGDPAFETLRELMRLDRDAAGNLSNAAAETAIGWLQDAGQYSAERGLLWQQYARSQSLRANRPLWADITLALAEQDNASTGALLDTFGERLPRYDHINAAVAVQDVRLAQTSAFEYQIDQPDDAPLHLQLTENLLAFSDHAGPQVEARKLGDLEETEANAQWHVALSPRLSMDLGLTRIHRTAGLSTQLSNPSQERGVKVDLRWQEQDTTTTLHIARRESLASYTPVQLEHEWRLDSRLTLRMDIGMQLPTQESTVLRMAGMKDRAGISLRYQISRLDQITMEHWRENYKLQTGGMLGNGRHSSLTYTHSYRVEAPSLEFGAFWSQHAYDRRDPGELSGRDLAFTQYLPPGVERVGETYFLPENFSFYGLQISTNTRFERDYTRALQPFGSIARTWHSRQGAGYSLRLGLAGSLLGSDHLNLGWSLGKGGTLTQGLTREIQLRYRKHF, from the coding sequence ATGCTGCAACAGTTGCTGGCGCAGCGCGTGGCGGAAGATGAGGCTCGAAAACAAAAGGAAGCTGAGCTGGCCAACCGCCAGCCTTCGCCATGGACACGCTGGCGCGATGCAATGGATAGCTACCACGCACTCCCTATCGCGGCCACAGAACAGCGCAGCACTCTGCGTGCTGACCTGATAGTGCGCCTGCGTGAGCTGGTGACCGACGAGGTCCCTGCTGAAGTGCTTCCAGCGTTAGCGGAAGATGCCTTCCACCTGGGGGAGCCCCTGCTGGGCATTCAGATGTATCGCCGAATGGGGGATGAAGCCCGCTCCAAAGACAGCGCTGTAGCGCTCTATGAGCGCGCAGCGCGCGAAGCACTCGGGGTCTCTGCCCACCAGGAGGCAGCAAGTCTGTTTCTGAAAGCATGCCGCTCCAGTTCCCGCTCAGACCAAGCCAAGGCTTTCTATCTGAGCGCTATCGCTGCCATGCAGGCATCTGGCAAGCCGGCGGAGGCACTGGCCTTGGCGCAGCGCGAGGCGGGTGACCTCGAAACAGATCCAGAGGTATTGCGTGTGCTGGTGGAGCTAGCACGGGCAGCTGGCAAACCCTCGATTGCCGAGCAATACATGAAGCGGTTGCTTCGTCTGGCCCTGCTTCAGCAATGGCAGCAGACCGTCATTGCCGCCGCATCGCCGCAGATGCATCCCATGTCGGGCGATGCCATGGTGACTGAGCCGGCACTGATGCGCTATGAAGATCGCGCCTACCTGCTGGACACGAGCATGCTTCACCACCCCAGCGTAGCGGGAGTACGGAGGTTAATGACCGCGCAGGGGAGCGACCGCACTGGCATGGAGAAGGCGGGTCCAGGCCTGCCGTTTGACGACAAGATATATGCCCTGGGGTATCAGGTTTTTCTGGAAAACCGCAACCTTGAAGACGCTTGGCTGGTAGCTAAGTCCGCCGTACAACAAGCCCCGGACAACTTGGCATGGCGTGAGCGGCTGGCCCAGGTTGCCGAGTGGACACAGCGCAGCGATGTCGCATTGCAAAACTGGCTGGTCATCGCACGGACCACTCAACAGGACCGCGCTTGGCAATCAGTCCTGAGGCTTGCGCCTGGATTGTTTGATGATGCGGCGCTCATTGAAGGTCTGCGCTACGAGTTGCGGCGTAACCCTGACAACGCAGTTCTATCCAAGGAGCTCGTCCAGGCGTATGAGCGGGTGGGCTCTCCCGCGCCAGCCATCGAATTCCTGCAACAGCAGCCACGCTTGCCCGCCAACTTGGAATTGCTGGCGGACATTGCGACCCGGGCAGGACAAATGGACATAGCCCTTCAAGCCTGGGAGCAGCTTCTGGCAGATGGCACTCAAGCCACGCCGGAGCGCGTCATGCGCGCAGCTACCTTGGCGGTCGTGCGAGGCAAGCCTGAGCTGGCAATGGCTTGGTTGGAGGCGGCGCGCAAAGCAGTCATCCCCGGAGCAGATATCACCACAGACTTTTGGCGCATGACGGGGCAACTGGCCGAACGCCAGCAGCGTGACGCAGTGGCGCTGGACGCATACCGACAACTTTTGACCACACCCGATGCCGAGCTGCCGGACTTTGATTCGGCCATCAGACTGCTGCAAGTGGACCATCCACTACAGGCAGCAGAAGTAGCCGTGCAGGCCTGGGACCGCTTCTACCAACCGCGTCACCTAATCCTCGCTTTGAATACCTACGTCAGCCGTAGCCAGTGGATGCAGGTCAAGCAACTGCTGGATAAAGCGAACCCCGAGGGCAGCGTTTTGCGGGAGGCAATCGCGCCTCTGTGGAAAGACGCTCAGTTTTTGCGCATCGCGGGCCTTTACCAGCAGAACAAGGGCAACCTTACCCGGGCAGCCAAGCTGTTTGATGCGGCCTTACGATTGGCCCCCGATTCGGCTGAAATGCGACAGGCCATCGTGTGGCTATTTATCGATAGCAACGACAACATCTCTTTGCGCAAACTGCTGGCCACCTACGAAGCGGAGTGGAGTGAGGACAAGGAGATGCATGATGCCCTGGGTTCGGCCTATCAAGCCCTATCCCTGCCCTCAGTGGCGCTGGCTCGATACTTCACCCCTCAGCTGGCTGAACGGCAAAACGACTTCCTGTGGCTGATGAACTATGCCGATGCACTGGACCAAAACCAGGAGCCCGACAAGTCCTGGCGCTTGCGCCGACATCTCTTGTCCTCGGAATGGACGCAAGCCCAACAGGGTCTGCCCATGACACGCCCCCAAGCACGCGCGCACTGGCTTACAGAAGAAGGACTGGATGTCACCCGACGCCTGGCCCGCGCGCGTCTGCTGCTGGTGAATAAGCCTGGTGACCCCGCCTTCGAAACGCTGCGTGAACTCATGCGACTGGATCGGGATGCCGCAGGCAACTTGTCCAACGCAGCGGCCGAAACCGCCATTGGCTGGCTACAAGACGCGGGGCAGTACTCTGCCGAACGGGGCTTGCTGTGGCAGCAATACGCACGCAGCCAAAGCCTGCGCGCCAATCGACCTTTGTGGGCGGACATCACCCTCGCTCTGGCAGAACAAGACAACGCGTCCACCGGTGCCTTGCTGGACACCTTTGGCGAACGCCTGCCTCGTTACGATCACATCAACGCCGCCGTTGCCGTGCAAGATGTGCGCTTGGCGCAGACATCGGCCTTTGAATACCAAATAGATCAGCCTGACGATGCACCGCTGCATTTGCAGCTCACCGAAAACTTGCTAGCTTTCAGTGACCATGCAGGCCCCCAGGTTGAAGCAAGAAAGCTCGGAGACCTGGAGGAAACAGAGGCCAATGCGCAATGGCATGTGGCGTTGAGTCCCCGCCTGTCGATGGATCTGGGCCTGACTCGCATTCACCGCACTGCAGGACTTTCCACTCAGCTGAGCAATCCCTCGCAGGAAAGGGGTGTGAAGGTCGATCTACGCTGGCAAGAGCAGGACACCACAACCACGCTACATATTGCACGGCGCGAGAGCCTGGCCAGCTACACCCCCGTACAGCTCGAACACGAATGGCGTCTGGACAGCCGTCTGACGTTGCGCATGGACATCGGCATGCAACTGCCCACCCAGGAGAGCACCGTGCTACGTATGGCGGGCATGAAAGACCGAGCCGGCATCAGCTTGCGCTACCAGATTTCCCGGCTCGACCAGATCACCATGGAACACTGGCGAGAGAATTACAAGCTACAGACTGGTGGGATGCTGGGCAATGGGCGTCACTCATCACTGACATACACCCACAGCTACCGGGTGGAAGCTCCGAGTCTGGAATTTGGAGCGTTTTGGTCTCAACACGCTTATGACAGGCGCGACCCTGGAGAGCTTTCGGGCAGAGATCTGGCCTTCACCCAGTACCTCCCGCCCGGCGTAGAGCGTGTCGGCGAAACCTATTTCCTGCCTGAGAATTTCAGCTTCTATGGTCTGCAGATATCGACCAATACCCGCTTTGAGCGCGACTACACGCGCGCACTGCAACCCTTTGGCAGCATTGCCCGAACATGGCACAGCCGCCAGGGTGCGGGCTACAGCCTGCGTCTGGGCTTGGCAGGCAGCTTGCTGGGTAGCGACCACTTGAACCTGGGTTGGAGCCTGGGCAAGGGCGGAACTCTTACACAGGGGCTCACGCGCGAGATACAGCTGCGCTACCGCAAGCACTTCTGA
- a CDS encoding penicillin-binding protein activator LpoB, producing MICNTRTLGRLKVIASAWALCTLVACSTMDRGRAPTLQSNADWTVLPFANHTETPMAGNRAESVAEALLHAQGVGKVKRYTSTAQQEALFDAGDTKRQEQALAWAREQGVRYALAGTVDEWRYKVGVDGEPAAGVTLQIIDVQNGEVLWSGAGGKSGWSREALSAVAQKLIRELLQAGLSGTR from the coding sequence ATGATTTGCAACACCAGAACCCTGGGCAGACTGAAAGTCATAGCCAGCGCATGGGCGCTTTGCACACTGGTCGCCTGCTCGACGATGGACCGTGGCCGAGCTCCCACACTGCAGTCCAACGCTGATTGGACCGTACTGCCTTTTGCCAACCATACCGAGACCCCCATGGCCGGTAATCGTGCCGAAAGCGTTGCAGAGGCTCTGCTGCATGCGCAGGGCGTGGGCAAGGTCAAACGCTATACAAGCACAGCGCAGCAAGAGGCCTTGTTCGACGCGGGAGACACCAAACGCCAGGAACAAGCACTGGCCTGGGCCCGAGAGCAAGGCGTGCGTTATGCGCTGGCAGGCACGGTAGACGAGTGGCGCTACAAAGTGGGGGTGGACGGTGAACCTGCAGCCGGAGTCACGTTGCAAATCATTGACGTGCAAAACGGGGAGGTTCTCTGGAGCGGTGCAGGGGGCAAGTCCGGCTGGAGCCGTGAAGCACTGTCGGCTGTGGCACAAAAGCTGATTCGCGAACTCCTGCAAGCTGGCCTGTCCGGCACACGTTAA
- a CDS encoding PelD GGDEF domain-containing protein, which produces MVTLESLMVPSLAIGIGMAFHPEDPLGVNAAFHWAWLAPIIVALRYGPLAGLGAAAVLLLAWVALHQDQMDQFPQIFFLGGLITVMLVGEFSSLWRARTRRAESVQYYLDQRLEHLIRQYYLLRLSHDRLEQELIGRPMSMRDALKTLRGLSGGEDGAQILLRLLAQYCQISSAAVHPVNDDKLEITATATIGSPVAVDIKDPLLAQAMETRTLCHVVQATVRQEATRYLVAAPLLDIGGEIYAMLLIDELPFFALQDENLQTINLLLGYYTDGLSTQALAAPLLEQVPICPPEFAFELQRLWRMHQSTKVPSIVVALEFTQDAAERDLPQQFLRLKRMMDESWVIAGSKRQVIAILMPLGDASTAEGFIGRLEEWIQRKQHTSLAQAGIYPHPLPLADSDGPLPMLQKLLQLAHA; this is translated from the coding sequence TTGGTCACGCTGGAATCACTCATGGTGCCCAGCCTCGCCATAGGGATAGGCATGGCATTTCATCCTGAGGATCCACTGGGGGTGAACGCGGCATTTCACTGGGCTTGGCTTGCACCCATCATCGTGGCCTTGCGCTACGGGCCGCTGGCAGGGCTGGGTGCTGCCGCGGTGCTGTTGTTGGCATGGGTAGCGTTGCACCAGGACCAGATGGACCAATTCCCGCAGATTTTCTTTTTGGGTGGACTGATCACAGTAATGCTGGTGGGTGAGTTTTCCAGCTTATGGCGGGCGCGCACCCGCCGCGCGGAATCCGTGCAGTATTACCTGGACCAACGGCTGGAACACCTCATACGTCAGTACTACCTGCTGAGGCTGTCGCACGACCGGTTGGAGCAGGAACTGATTGGTCGTCCGATGTCGATGCGCGACGCACTCAAGACACTGCGCGGCCTCAGTGGTGGAGAGGACGGAGCCCAGATCCTGCTTCGGTTGCTCGCGCAGTATTGCCAGATCAGCTCTGCTGCAGTTCACCCTGTCAATGATGACAAACTGGAAATAACCGCAACAGCCACCATTGGTTCACCTGTTGCAGTTGACATCAAAGACCCCTTGCTTGCCCAGGCAATGGAAACACGCACCTTGTGCCATGTCGTTCAGGCAACGGTGCGACAGGAAGCTACCCGCTACCTTGTAGCCGCCCCTCTGCTGGACATCGGGGGCGAGATATACGCAATGCTTCTCATCGATGAGCTGCCGTTTTTCGCGCTGCAAGACGAGAACCTGCAAACCATCAACCTGCTGCTGGGCTACTACACTGACGGCTTGTCAACCCAGGCACTGGCGGCACCTCTACTGGAGCAAGTTCCCATCTGCCCCCCGGAATTTGCCTTTGAATTGCAGCGTCTGTGGCGCATGCACCAGAGCACAAAAGTCCCCAGCATCGTGGTGGCGCTGGAATTCACCCAGGACGCTGCAGAAAGAGATCTACCCCAGCAATTCCTGCGGCTCAAGCGGATGATGGACGAAAGCTGGGTCATTGCCGGGTCGAAACGGCAAGTCATTGCTATCCTGATGCCGTTGGGCGATGCATCTACCGCCGAAGGGTTCATTGGTCGCCTGGAAGAGTGGATCCAACGCAAGCAGCACACGAGCCTCGCACAAGCAGGTATTTATCCGCACCCCCTGCCCTTGGCAGACTCGGATGGGCCACTGCCCATGCTGCAAAAGCTTCTGCAACTCGCCCATGCTTAA
- a CDS encoding tetratricopeptide repeat protein: MLNTKWGISAIAMELTAWAGPALLDGYSDAALLSYLLAHAAACVLLAVFTLPLLKNEQSRPRLPMLALMAVCSYAVPIAGFVGVFVGTVVLRLYRATRPTEDFHSVHLPEFDLHQRIHGGFRQTGLRAVLGNSEVPARSRMRAMVALQHMSGRISSPLLRNVLNDSSEDLRLLAYGMLDALERNLSRSIDQELSTLREAEEKEGTNPLGPTGLQAAEKLSALYWELVYQNLAQGDMRSYAINESLRYCEQVLAQQPEHAQHTLRRGLLLHAQGRMDDAEQAYERALELGLPATRVLPYLAELRFEQRDFTHTRQLMQQLDEWSALPRLRPVIDYWRAR; this comes from the coding sequence ATGCTTAACACCAAATGGGGGATTTCGGCCATTGCGATGGAGCTCACTGCGTGGGCGGGGCCAGCGCTTCTGGATGGGTATTCAGATGCTGCACTGCTGAGTTACCTGCTAGCCCACGCAGCGGCCTGTGTTTTGCTGGCAGTGTTCACACTGCCGCTGCTCAAGAACGAGCAGTCGCGCCCCAGGCTACCCATGCTCGCGCTGATGGCAGTGTGTAGCTATGCCGTGCCAATAGCGGGCTTTGTGGGCGTATTTGTAGGCACCGTGGTGCTACGACTGTACCGAGCTACCCGCCCCACAGAGGATTTTCACTCTGTGCACTTGCCAGAGTTCGACCTGCATCAGCGCATTCATGGTGGCTTCCGTCAAACTGGCCTGCGTGCAGTGCTGGGTAATAGCGAAGTCCCCGCCCGCTCCCGCATGCGGGCCATGGTCGCTCTGCAGCACATGTCTGGGCGCATTTCCTCTCCCCTGCTGCGCAATGTACTCAACGACTCCAGTGAAGACCTTCGTTTGCTCGCATACGGCATGCTCGACGCCCTGGAGCGCAACCTGAGCCGTTCCATCGATCAGGAGCTGAGTACCCTGCGCGAAGCAGAGGAAAAAGAGGGAACCAATCCGCTGGGCCCTACGGGCTTGCAGGCAGCAGAAAAGCTGTCGGCCCTTTACTGGGAACTGGTCTACCAAAACCTGGCACAAGGGGACATGCGCAGCTACGCTATCAATGAGTCCCTGCGCTATTGCGAACAGGTACTGGCACAGCAACCTGAACACGCCCAGCACACCCTGCGCCGTGGTCTTCTGCTTCACGCACAGGGCCGTATGGACGATGCAGAGCAAGCCTATGAGCGGGCGCTGGAGTTGGGGTTGCCAGCTACACGAGTCTTGCCCTACCTGGCCGAGCTGAGGTTTGAGCAACGCGACTTCACCCACACCCGTCAGCTGATGCAGCAACTGGACGAATGGAGTGCCCTCCCCCGACTGCGCCCAGTCATCGACTATTGGAGGGCGCGATGA
- the pelF gene encoding GT4 family glycosyltransferase PelF: MTHPKAADADIALLLEGTFPYVSGGVSSWINQIIQAFPEYRFALVFLGSQRSDYKQFKYKLPANVVHFEEHFLYDDLSAQNLPQARKGDEATFEVLRGIVNTLREGSTGTEQTLQMLRAVTREMAPGGNFPLEDFLYSERSWELIRDTYREYCTDPSFVDYFWTVRIMFKPLWTLASVAQNLIPVRMLHSASTGYAGFLGAVLHDTRNIPFALSEHGIYTKERQIDLLKSEWIRDNRNVFQRDPTELSYFRQMWIRLFEWMGRYCYAAADPIIALYETNRLRQVQDGADPARTFNIPNGIQLARFAPMRDKRPAQVPPVLCLIGRVVPIKDVKTFIRAMRRVVNQMPQAEGWIAGPTDEDPSYAQECENLVRSLGLENHVKFLGFQKVEDLMPKIGLIVLSSISEALPLVILEGYAAGVPTVSTDVGSCRQLIEGLGDEDRALGSSGSVVGIADPQALADAAIALLNDPAEWTRASQAAIARVERYYTDSMMFGSYRKVYQQALGGPATEEVH, translated from the coding sequence ATGACCCATCCCAAAGCTGCCGACGCTGATATCGCGCTGCTGCTGGAAGGCACTTTTCCCTACGTGAGTGGAGGCGTTTCCAGTTGGATCAACCAGATCATCCAGGCTTTCCCGGAGTACCGCTTCGCTTTGGTGTTTCTGGGCAGCCAGCGCTCGGACTACAAGCAGTTCAAATACAAGCTGCCCGCCAATGTGGTGCACTTTGAAGAGCATTTTCTGTACGACGACCTTTCGGCCCAAAACCTGCCCCAGGCCCGCAAGGGTGACGAAGCCACGTTCGAAGTGCTGCGCGGCATCGTGAACACCTTGCGCGAAGGCAGCACGGGTACCGAGCAAACATTGCAGATGCTGCGCGCAGTCACGCGCGAGATGGCCCCTGGCGGCAATTTTCCCCTGGAAGACTTTCTGTACAGCGAACGCTCCTGGGAGTTGATCCGCGACACCTACCGTGAGTACTGCACAGATCCCTCTTTCGTAGATTATTTCTGGACAGTGCGCATCATGTTCAAGCCCCTGTGGACGCTGGCGAGCGTTGCACAGAATCTCATCCCGGTACGCATGCTGCACAGCGCCTCCACCGGCTACGCAGGCTTCCTGGGAGCTGTGCTGCACGACACCCGCAACATTCCGTTTGCTCTGTCCGAGCATGGCATCTACACCAAAGAGCGGCAGATCGATCTGCTCAAGAGCGAGTGGATTCGGGACAACCGCAACGTGTTCCAGCGCGACCCTACGGAGCTGTCGTACTTCCGGCAAATGTGGATCAGACTGTTTGAGTGGATGGGACGCTATTGCTATGCGGCTGCTGATCCCATCATCGCGCTGTACGAAACCAACCGCTTGCGGCAGGTGCAAGATGGAGCCGACCCGGCGCGCACGTTCAACATCCCCAACGGTATCCAGCTCGCCCGCTTTGCGCCCATGCGCGACAAGCGCCCGGCACAGGTGCCGCCCGTACTCTGCCTCATTGGCCGCGTGGTGCCCATCAAAGACGTGAAGACCTTCATTCGCGCGATGCGCCGGGTGGTGAACCAGATGCCGCAAGCCGAGGGCTGGATCGCTGGCCCCACAGATGAAGACCCCTCTTACGCCCAAGAGTGCGAGAACCTGGTACGTAGCCTGGGGCTGGAAAACCACGTGAAGTTCCTGGGCTTCCAGAAGGTGGAAGACCTCATGCCCAAGATCGGACTGATCGTACTATCCTCCATCAGCGAAGCCCTGCCGCTCGTGATACTGGAAGGCTATGCGGCAGGTGTTCCCACAGTTTCCACTGATGTGGGCTCGTGCCGCCAGTTAATTGAGGGCTTGGGCGACGAAGACCGTGCACTGGGCAGCAGCGGGAGCGTCGTCGGCATTGCTGACCCGCAGGCGCTGGCCGATGCAGCGATTGCCCTGCTGAACGATCCGGCAGAGTGGACACGTGCCAGCCAGGCGGCCATTGCCCGCGTGGAGCGCTACTACACCGACAGCATGATGTTTGGAAGCTACCGCAAGGTGTACCAACAGGCTCTGGGTGGACCTGCAACCGAAGAGGTGCACTGA